AGAATGTTGTCTTTAAATCGTTGTCAAAGCTGCCGTTTTGATCCAGTACATTGCCCATCTTGAAACCTTTTTGGCCAACAAACTGGTGACAAGGATAGATATCACCGTCAGGCGTTACAGCAATATATTCATTGCCGCAACCACAGCCCTTAAGCAGTTTAAGAATACACGGGCCTTCGTTTAAATCAATCATAAAGTGGAAGAAGTTAAAGCCCTTCCCTTTCTTTCTGCGTTCAAGATACGCTATTGCAAGCTTTTCATACTCTTTGAAGATCTGCGGCAAATCTTCTTTTTTTATGGCATAAGGTGAATTTTCATCACAAACAACAGGTTCTACAGAAATCTGGTCAAACCCCTCGTCTGCAAGATGAAGGACGTCCGAAGCGAAATCGAGGTTCTGATGGGTAAATGTGCCGCGCACATAATATTCTCCCCCGTTTCTGCGTTCGACGAGTTTTTTATACTTGCCGATTATCTCGTCATAACTGCCCCTTCCGTCTGCATGAGGGCGCATTTTATCATTAACTTCACGACGCCCGTCAATTGACAGTACGACATTCTTCATTTCGCGGTTTATGAAATCAATTTTCTCGTCGTCAAGCAATACGCCGTTTGTTGTTATCGTAAATCTAAAATGCTTATTATACTCTTTCTCTAACTTTCTGCCGTATTCGACTAATCGCTTTACAACGTCAAAATTCATTAACGGCTCTCCGCCAAAGAAATCAACCTCAAGATTATGCCTTGATCCAGAATTCTTTACAATAAAATCAAGGGCTGCTTTTCCGACCTCAAACGGCATAAGTTTTCTTCCGCCGCCAAAGTCACCGGTTGACGCAAAGCAATATTTGCAACGAAGGTTGCAGTCATGCGCAACATTTAAGCACATTGATTTTATCGGAGCTTTGGAAGTATCACCTGCAAATTGCTTAATATCGTCTTTTGAGCAGAATACCCCATCTTTATGTAATTCATAAAGCTCAGACCATGCTTCTTTAAGTTCACTTTCAGTATAAGTATTTGAAAGTTTATCAAAGGCTTCTTTGGGAAGCTCATTTGTCATATTCTCATCGGCAAAAGCAGACAATTCATAAGAAATATCGTCTAAGACATGAACAACGCCTGTGCATACATCCAGCACAATATTATATCCATTAAGGGAAAATCTATGTAGCATAAAGTTGCTCCTTTATATTATTCACAACAGTATTTTTAAGCGTAAAAATTCAGGGACGCTTAACGTCCCTGAATTATGAATTAATTTGAAGAGTTACTTTTCGCATTTCTGATTAGCTACCGTACAAGAAGTCTTGCAGGCTGATTGGCACGAAGCCTGACATTCTCCGCATCCGCCTTTAGCGGCAGTGGCTTTGAGATTCCTATTGTTAATTGTTTTAATGTGTTTCATGTTTAAGCCTCCGATAAATGCTTTTACATCAATAATCTGTATTAATTGATGGCAATATTATAACACAAGCAATATTGATTTTCAATTTATTGAGTCATAATTTTTGACTTCTACGACTGTTTACGCCGACAACACCGCCGATTCCACCGGAAACCAGGGATACGACCGCTTTTATTAATGCGGATACTTTCGCACCATTACCCTGAACTGCAGCGCCTGCGAGCATCATAATTAAAAATAATACTAACCCTATCAAAGCGCCGACAATGAGCCCTGATTTTCCGAACATTTTTGCACTGACAAATCCGCCAACAATGCTTCCAATAGAAACTGAAATAGCAGATAAGGTCGGAACCACGCCTTCAGGAATATCGCGTACAGTCATTATGAAAGAAAATATCAGGAGTAAGATTATACTCGTAATTATTCCTACAATAAGACCGGTAAGAAAATTTGCTGCAGCACGCGATATGTTTTTTCGGCTATTTGCCGCGGTTGTATCGGCTCTCAATTAAATCCCCTCTTAATCTTAAACTTTGCTGTTAAGCCAGTGTTTTACTGTCATTCATATATATTTAAAGTAAATCGAAACTATGACAAGATGTTTTAAGGGGATTTTCTATTTAACAAAATCAATCATCATGAATTGTTTCAACCGACTGAATTGCCCATTTCTTAATACGAATCTTATTGCGGTCGGCACCAGTTTCAATAACAACAGAGTCTTCCTTTATTGAAACAACACGCCCAATAATTCCACCGACAGTTGTTACATTATCGCCAACTTGCAGCGAATTGCGCATTTCCTGTACTTTTTTCTCCTTCTTGCGCTGCGGTCTTATCAAGAAAAAATAAAACAAGACGAATATTAAGATAAGAGGACCAAAGGTCACCAACATGGCAGCAGCCGTATTTTCATTAGTTGCTGCTGATGAGGTTGACGCTGAGGCGGCCGCACCGACAACAAGGTTTTCAAAATACATCATTAAATTTCACACCCCCGAATTTATATGCCGCTCAAACAGCATAAGTACACTTTATTATAAACATATTTTTCCCCAATGGCAAGACTTGTGAACCACTAAATTCAAAGAAATATTTCAAATACGTTTATCAATTTTTTCAGAAACACGTTTTCTAAACTCATTAAAGGTTCCATTGTCTAATGCATTCCGAATCTTTTGCATCAGCGTATTATAGAAATAAAGATTATGCATAACCGACAGCCTCATTGCCAGCATCTCCTGTGCCTTAAACAGGTGGTGTATATAGGCTCTCGAAAAGTTCCGGCATGTCGGGCAATCACATTCAGGATCTATCGGCAACGTATCTCTTTCATATTTGGCATTCATAAGATTCCGCTTGCCGGACCATGTGAATACATGCGCATGGCGGGCATTACGGCTTGGCATTACACAATCGAAAATATCTACGCCCAACGACACGGCTTCAATAATATTAAGCGGTGTACCTACTCCCATAAGATAGCGTACTTTGTTCTGTGGCATATATTGTTCAACGCAATCTATAATGTGGTACATTTCCTCCGCGCTTTCGCCGACAGCCAGTCCTCCTATTGCATATCCATCAAGGTCAAGTTCTGCAATTTTTTTCATATTATCTATGCGCAGGTCATCATATGTTGCACCTTGATTTATGCCAAAAAGCATCTGTTCTTTATTTACAGCAACGCCATCCGCTTTAAGTCTGTCAAGCTCTTCTTTGCAGCGATATAACCACCTTATAGTCCTCTCCGAGGATTTTTTTGCATATTCATATTCTGCAGGATTAGCCACACATTCATCAAAGGCCATTGCAATCGTTGAACCGAGATTTGCCTGTATCCTCATGCTTTCCTCAGGGCCCATGAAAATCCGGCGCCCGTCAATATGCGAGGCGAAATGCACGCCTTCTTCTGTAATTTTTCTGAGAGAGGATAAAGAAAATACTTGAAAACCACCGCTGTCGGTGAGAATTGGCCTTTGCCAGTTCATAAACTTGTGCAGCCCGCCGAGATCGCGAATAACCTCATCGCCAGGCCGCAGATGAAGATGATAGGTATTGCAGAGGGCAACTTGACACTTTAACCCAACAAGGTCAAGCGCTGATATGCCGCCCTTTATAGCGGCACTTGTAGCAACATTCATAAAGGCAGGCGTCTCAACCTCTCCATGAACAGTCTTTAACCTACCTCTGCGGGCTCTGCCCTCCATCTTTATAAGTTCAAACATAAATGTTTATTATCCTCCGCGAATATTTTAAATCAGTATATAAACATAGCGTCGCCAAAGCTATAGAACCGATATTTTTCTTTGATGGCTTTCTCGTAAGCTGCTAATACATGTTCCCTGCCTGCAAAAGCTGAAACAAGCATAATTAAAGTGCTCTCCGGCAAATGGAAATTAGTAATCAACGCGTCTATCGCTTTGAACTCATAACCAGGATAAATAAATATGCCTGTCCAACCTTCTGAAGCCTTTATTCCGCCGTCAAGATGAGCAACCGTTTCAAGAGTCCTGCAGCTTGTGGTACCAACCGCTATGACTCGTCCGCCTTTCTTTTTAGTCTCCAATATAAGATCAGCAGTTTCTTGCGGCAGCTCATAATGCTCAAAGTGCATTACATGGTCTTCTATATTTTCAGTTTTGACTGGTCTGAAAGTTCCTACTCCAACATGAAGGGTAACAAATCCAATTTTTACACCTTTGGCTTTTATGCGTTCAAGAAGTTCAGGCGTGAAATGCAGACCGGCAGTAGGAGCCGCGGCCGAACCCGGCTTTTTTGAATAAACAGTTTGGTAACGCTCTTTATCCTCAAGTTTATGTTTAATATAATGCGGAAGCGGCATTTCCCCAATTTTCTCGAGCAATTCAAAGAAATTCCCGTCATAAGTAAACTTAACTATCCTGTTGCCGCCTTCTACGATTTCAAGGATCTCTGCCTTCAGAAGTCCGTCTCCAAAAATAAACTTTGCTCCCGGTTTTGCAATACGTCCGGGTTTAAGCAACACTTCCCATGTGTCTTTGCCCTTTTGTGTCAAAAGGAGAAATTCTATGTGGCCTCCTGTCCCTTCCTTAACTCCATAGATACGCGCCGGCAGTACCCTGGAGTCGTTAAGAATAAGACAGTCCGAGGGGTTCAGCATATCTACGATATCGTAAAAATGATAGTCTCCTGTCTCACCTGTTTTCCTGTTGAGTGTCATTAGCCTTGAGGCGTCACGCTGTTTAAGTGGCTCCTGAGCAATAAGCTCTTCAGGTAGGTCGTAATAAAAGTCCGATTTTTTCATATTCTCCTCCTAAAACAGCCGCACATAATTGACCGTCGAACATTTTCATATTTGCTACATCATTTATTGCTATAAACGATATAAATGTTTGAACCTGCAATAAATTTTAATCCAAAATGTTTGACATAAGAGCGGTAAAATGATAATATAAATAAAAAATATTTTAGCAAAGTATTATTTTCTGAATTTTAATAATGAAAATAATACATAACTGCTTTTTTATTTTGGCATATAATGTGATAGAGGCGCGTTTTTAAAGAGTAACTATACTGAAGCTGCCAGAGCTAGTGATGTATAGTGAAAGGTAAAAACGCCGAAGGGATCTGCTGGCAACAGATTGCCTGGTTGTTTGGCCAATAGCCAACCGACTGTCATCATGCAATGATGAAGAGCTATCGCTTATTGTGCATACACCATAGACTGGCACATAGCGTCAGCTTTTATATTATATTGCATGAAAGGCCGGTTTTCAACCGGTTTTTTTATTGTAATCAATTTTAAATCAATTGGCAACATTTTATTTAAGCATTTTTGTGAGCAATTTAGTAACATTAAATTACGTTATGGAGGAATATTAATGAAAAAATACAAAGTCGGTATAATCGGAGCAACAGGCATGGTTGGCCAGCGTTTTGCAACCCTTCTTCAAAATCATCCTTGGTTTGATATTGAAGTTCTTGCTGCAAGCGCAAGATCGGCCGGCAAAACCTATGAAGAGGCTGTTGGAAACAAATGGGCTATGTCGGTCCCAATTCCTGAAAATTTAAAAAACAAGATTGTTTTAGATGCTTCTGCCGACCTTAAGAAAATTGCTTCAAGTGTAGATTTTGTATTTTGTGCTGTAAATATGAAAAAAGACGAGATAAAATCTCTTGAAGAAGCTTATGCAAAAGCAGAATGTCCCGTAATTTCAAACAACAGCGCAAACCGTTTTACACCTGATGTGCCAATGATTATTCCTGAAATTAATGCGGATCACGCTCAAATTATTCCTTTTCAGCGCAAACGACTCGGAACAAAGCGCGGGTTTATCGCGGTTAAAAGTAACTGCTCCCTTCAAAGCTATGTTCCGGCACTCAATGCGCTAAAGGAGTTCGGTGTTACAAAGGCATTGGCCTGTACATATCAAGCAATTTCTGGCGCAGGCAAAACATTTGAAACTTTCCCCGACATAGTAGATAACGTAATTCCTTATATCGGCGGCGAAGAGGAAAAATCAGAAAAAGAGCCGTTAAAAATCTGGGGCAGCATAAAAGACGGTGTTATTGTTCCGACAACAACTCCATCTATCACGACCCAGTGCATCCGCGTTCCTGTTTCTGATGGACATCTCGCAGCGGTATTTGCAAGCTTTGAGAAAAAACCAGAACTTGATGAGATTATTAATAAATGGGTTTCATTTAAGGGCCGAGCTCAGGAACTCGAATTGCCAAGTGCTCCGAAACAGTTCCTGCACTATTTCGCAGAAGACGACAGGCCGCAGACGAAACTTGACCGCAATCTTGAAGGCGGAATGGCTGTATCAATAGGGCGTCTGCGCCGTGACACTCAGTACAACGTTAAATTTGTATGCCTTTCTCATAATACAATCCGCGGTGCTGCCGGCGGCGGCATACTTATGGCGGAGCTCCTTTGCAAAGAAGGCTATATCGACTGATTTTGTATTTATTTTTCGTGGCCAATTTAATTATTTATTCGGAGGCTTTTTCTAATGAAAAAGACAATTTTTACAGGCGCTGCTGTTGCGATTGTAACGCCTATGAATGACGATTTTTCGGTAAACTATGAAAAGCTCGGTGAATTGATAGACTTTCAAATCAATAATGGAACTGACGCAATTGTCATATGCGGTACGACCGGCGAATCTGCTACACTAACGCATGAAGAGCATACAAAAGCAATCGACTATACGGTTAAAAAGGTTGCAGGACGTGTTCCTGTTATAGCTGGAACAGGCAGCAATGATACAAGATATGCAGTTGAACTTTCCCTTGAAGCACAGAAATCCGGCGCCGATGCTCTTTTGCTTGTCACACCCTATTACAACAAGACTACTCAGGCCGGACTTGTCCGCCATTTTACATATATAGCTGATAGAGTCAACCTGCCGATGATTGTTTACAATGTCCCAAGCAGAACAGGCCTTGACATAAAACCGGAAACATATTATGAACTTTCAAAACATCCGAATATTGTTGCCGCAAAAGAGGCAAACGGCAATATAACATCTGTTGCGAAAACAGCTTCACTGTGCGGCGACAACCTCGATATTTACTCTGGCAGTGATGAATTAATCGTTCCGATTCTTTCTCTCGGTGGAAAAGGCGTAATTTCGGTTCTGTCAAATATAATGCCGCGCGAAACGCATGAAATTTGTGCAAAATTCTTCAGCGGTGACGTAGAAGGCTCTAAAAAGCTCCAACTTGATTGTATGTCGCTTATTGAAGCACTGTTCTGTGAAACCAATCCGATTCCTGTAAAGGAAGCTCTAAACCTTATGGGATTTGGTGTAGGCAATTGCCGTATGCCTCTTTGCCGGATGCAAGAGAAAAATATTGCAGTACTTAAAGAGGAACTTAAGAAGCATAATCTCATTTCTTAAACCTTATTATAAATTAGATGATTTCAAGCTTTTTATTGTTAGGATGTGCATTGAATGGTAAGAATTATTTTAAGCGGATGCAATGGAAAAATGGGTCATGTCGTATCAAATGTAGTCTCAGAACGAGATGATTGTCAAATTGTAGCCGGCTTTGATATTGACAGCGATATAAAAGAACCATTTCCGGTCGTATCCGATCCTGACCATTTCGATGGAAAAGCAGACGTCATCATTGATTTTTCACACCCTTCTTTCCTGTCAAAGCTTTTGAGTTTTGCAAAAAAGAATAAGATACCCGCTGTTATTGCAACGACCGGTATGACTGACGAGCAAATTGAAGCTATAAAGGAAGCTTCAAAAGAAATTCCGATATTTTTCTCCGCAAACATGTCACTCGGAGTAAATCTTATTTTGAATCTCGCTAAAAAGGCTGCCGCGGTGCTTTCACCGGATTTTGATATTGAAATCATTGAAAAGCATCACAATCAGAAAATTGATGCTCCAAGTGGTACAGCACTTATGATCGCTGACAGTATATCTTCTGTGCTTGAACATAAGCCGGAGTATATTTTTGACAGACACTTTTCGCGGGAAAAGCGTTCAAAAGATGAGATAGGAATTCATTCTATCCGCGGCGGGACAATCGTGGGAGAACACGATATTCTGTTTGCCGGAAAGGACGAAGTAATAGAAATTAAGCACACTGCAATGTCAAAGCAGATTTTTGCTGTCGGTGCAGTTAATGCTGCTATTTTTCTGACAAAAAGCAAACCCGGATTATATAATATGAGCGACCTCGTCGCTTCTATAGGAGGGTAACAATGGGTACAGTCACCAAGATTAGCACTTTAGAAGACGTGGCGCTGATTACGCTTAGAAATTCACCGGCCGATATCAAATTTATAGCTGGAGTGTTCAAGATGATTGCCGGGCGCGGAGTTAATGTTGATATGATTTCCCAAACCGCTCCGCAGGGAGGCAGAATCAGCCTTTCATTTACCGTTTCTGGTGACGATCTCGGGAACATTCTTGAATTGTTCGCTGTTCTGAGAAATAACAACCCAGAACTGAAATCTGATATAAGTTCCGGTAATTGCAAGATATCTATTTACGGTGACGAAATGCGTAGTATACCGGGTGTTGCTGCGGAAGCATTTGATGCTATTGCAAAACTCGGAGTTGATGTAAGGCTGATTACAACTTCTGAGGTTGATATTTCTATCCTTGTCCCAAAAGCAGATTTTGAAACTGCTTATGAAGGGCTGTTAAAAGCATTTGACCTGCAATAAGTAATGTAGAAGCAGTTACGCTTTATGCATAACTGCTTCTTTTTTAATTTTGGCGAGCATTCATTCCTGTTTTTTCGTCCTTCCGCTCACATAACCTTCCTCTGTGTCTTCCCTTAGGCACTTATTTATCTGTAAATGTTATTGCCTTTACACTACTGTCTTTACCTTTTTCCTAATAATGTTTGCAAAAATGTCCGGAACCTAAGCGTTCCGGACATTTTTTATGGGTTAATTACTATCATTCAGAAAACTCTTCACTGTATTTACTATTGTATCGACGTCTGCCAATGCTCCTTTGCCAAGATCGCCGCAGGCGAGCCTGTCCTCTTTAGGTTCGATTATTTCAAATCCATATTTTTTGAGCTTTTTGAGGTTGTCTTGAACAATTGGATTTTCATACATATTGGTGTTCATAGCAGGTGCAATTAAACGCGGGATATTTCTTATCGCCAAAATTACGGAAGTTAGCATATCGTCTGCAATTCCGTTTGCTATTTTCCCGATTATGTCTGCTGAGGCAGGTGCTACAAGAAGTAAATCCGCTTTCTTTGCAAGTGAGATATGCTTTACTTCCATTGGGTAGTCTTCTTGAAATACATCTGTGTATACTCTGTTTTTTGAAAGTGTTTGAAGCGTAAGCGGGGTTATAAACTCCATTCCCCCTTTTGTCATAATCACGTCGACGTTATATCCATCCTTCGTAAGTATATTAACTATATCTGCAGCCTTATAAGCGGCTATACTTCCAGTTACACCTAATATGATATTCTTCATAACACTCCTACCTTTTATCTACCATATTCAAAATTTTCTGGACAATCCCATGTGCTATTTTCTCTTTAGTCTGAAACTGAATATACGATTTATCTGGTGATATAAGATACGCAATATGATGATCATTACTAATATTCAGTGAATCATTAGCAAGAACAAAATCGCAGTCATTCTTCTGCAGCAATTCATACCCTACATCAATGAGATATTGTTTTTTGACACCGCTCAGCAATTTAAAACCAACCAGTATCACTGATGGCTGCAACTTTTTTATCATGCTAAGAAGCTTCGGTGTCTGTTTCAAAAGTAGCATCAGGTTATTGACATTTGAACTAATCTTCTTATCATTGTCAAGCAGTCTATTATTCTCTTTTATGCAGCCAGTGATAAATTCAGTAAGTGACCTTTCGGTCTGAAAATCTTCCTTATGAGAAAAAAGCTTTTGAGAAATAAATTCCGCAAGATCGTCAACTGTGGTCACACTGTCAACAGTATAATCACTAACAGCCATCGAATGGATTACTGCATCAATTTTATTATCAGTTAACAGTTTAGTTAGAGTACACTTTGTTTCATTTACACCCGATACCAAATTGACTTTCAAGCAAGGCAAATTTGGAATTATAGTGCCTTTCTCGCAGACATAAAAGATATTACTAATTTGATTTTTGCCTTGTTTTACAAACTCTTCTGCTATAAGATTGCCTAATCTTCCAGTGGCTGTATTCTTAATTTTTCGCACTGGGTCAATATTCTCCGTCGTTCCTCCTGCTGTTATCAGAACATTCAATTTTTACCCTCCAAAAACAGATTAAAAATCTCGCCTAATAGCCAAATATATATCAGCTAATCCATGCATAAGCAAATCCGGCTCATATATTACTTTTGTTTTTATGTACGGCCTGACTACATCTGCGCTGCCGCCCGTCAGGATTGCATTTACACTTTCGCCTATTGATTCTTCTATATCTTTGACTAAGCCATCCAACATTGCCGCTGTTCCGTAATAGGCTCCAGATAAAACGCACTCTTCCGTGTTATGACCTATAACTTTTGTTTGCTTCCCAAAATCTATTTTAGGGATTTGAGCAGTTTTTAGGTTTATTGATTCAAGACACATTTGTAGGCCTGGGAGTATCGCGCCCCCAAGGAAAACACCGTTCCGATTAACAACATTGAATGTTGTCGCCGTTCCCATGTCAATTACAACGAAAGGTGCCTTACATCTATTCCAAGCAGCAACGCAAACAGCGATACGGTCACTACCGAGCAAGCCTCCGTAATTAGAAAAATCAACACTGGTTTTTATATGTTTGTCAATCACTATAGGCTTTTTTCCAACAAAAGTTGTAAGCGCATTAATGCATGGTTCCGTTCGTTCCGGCACTACAGATGCAAGAATTGAGCCATCAAGTTTGCAACTCTCTACCTCATGCTTAGATATTAAGGCAAAAAGCGCCCTTTCAAAATCTTGTGCTGTCTTAAGCGTTTCAGTTCGCTCTTGTAAAATAAAAATCTCCTGATCTTTAACAAGCCCAATTTTAGTATTTGTATTACCAATATTGATCGCAATAAACATGAAGTGCTTCTCCCATAGATGTCGTAACAGAATAAAATAAAATGCCTTTTTCATCTGCTCAATCCTGGATAAACAGATCCTTTGCAGACGAAAAAGACATAATTTCGCCATGCCATTCCATATTGGTTTATCTCTGTCTTTGTCGCTAAGGATCAAAGCAGACTCTAAATGAAACGATCTACTGTGAGATACTACGTACAGTTCTGAAGATACTGTCGTAGAATCATTTTAAAAATATTATATAAAGGTATTATATGTTACTAATACATTAAAATCAAGTCTTTCCAGACTTGGTCTAATAAGAAAAGCAGTGATAAGTACATATTTTGTACCT
This DNA window, taken from [Clostridium] cellulosi, encodes the following:
- a CDS encoding radical SAM protein (High confidence in function and specificity) — its product is MLHRFSLNGYNIVLDVCTGVVHVLDDISYELSAFADENMTNELPKEAFDKLSNTYTESELKEAWSELYELHKDGVFCSKDDIKQFAGDTSKAPIKSMCLNVAHDCNLRCKYCFASTGDFGGGRKLMPFEVGKAALDFIVKNSGSRHNLEVDFFGGEPLMNFDVVKRLVEYGRKLEKEYNKHFRFTITTNGVLLDDEKIDFINREMKNVVLSIDGRREVNDKMRPHADGRGSYDEIIGKYKKLVERRNGGEYYVRGTFTHQNLDFASDVLHLADEGFDQISVEPVVCDENSPYAIKKEDLPQIFKEYEKLAIAYLERRKKGKGFNFFHFMIDLNEGPCILKLLKGCGCGNEYIAVTPDGDIYPCHQFVGQKGFKMGNVLDQNGSFDNDLKTTFSKTNIFTKKKCSECWARFFCSGGCNANNQLYNGDMLMPLEISCELEKKRLECALMIKAALADN
- a CDS encoding hypothetical protein (Family membership), giving the protein MRADTTAANSRKNISRAAANFLTGLIVGIITSIILLLIFSFIMTVRDIPEGVVPTLSAISVSIGSIVGGFVSAKMFGKSGLIVGALIGLVLFLIMMLAGAAVQGNGAKVSALIKAVVSLVSGGIGGVVGVNSRRSQKL
- a CDS encoding hypothetical protein (Family membership); this translates as MMYFENLVVGAAASASTSSAATNENTAAAMLVTFGPLILIFVLFYFFLIRPQRKKEKKVQEMRNSLQVGDNVTTVGGIIGRVVSIKEDSVVIETGADRNKIRIKKWAIQSVETIHDD
- the tgt gene encoding Queuine tRNA-ribosyltransferase (High confidence in function and specificity), producing MFELIKMEGRARRGRLKTVHGEVETPAFMNVATSAAIKGGISALDLVGLKCQVALCNTYHLHLRPGDEVIRDLGGLHKFMNWQRPILTDSGGFQVFSLSSLRKITEEGVHFASHIDGRRIFMGPEESMRIQANLGSTIAMAFDECVANPAEYEYAKKSSERTIRWLYRCKEELDRLKADGVAVNKEQMLFGINQGATYDDLRIDNMKKIAELDLDGYAIGGLAVGESAEEMYHIIDCVEQYMPQNKVRYLMGVGTPLNIIEAVSLGVDIFDCVMPSRNARHAHVFTWSGKRNLMNAKYERDTLPIDPECDCPTCRNFSRAYIHHLFKAQEMLAMRLSVMHNLYFYNTLMQKIRNALDNGTFNEFRKRVSEKIDKRI
- the queA gene encoding S-adenosylmethionine:tRNA ribosyltransferase-isomerase (High confidence in function and specificity); amino-acid sequence: MKKSDFYYDLPEELIAQEPLKQRDASRLMTLNRKTGETGDYHFYDIVDMLNPSDCLILNDSRVLPARIYGVKEGTGGHIEFLLLTQKGKDTWEVLLKPGRIAKPGAKFIFGDGLLKAEILEIVEGGNRIVKFTYDGNFFELLEKIGEMPLPHYIKHKLEDKERYQTVYSKKPGSAAAPTAGLHFTPELLERIKAKGVKIGFVTLHVGVGTFRPVKTENIEDHVMHFEHYELPQETADLILETKKKGGRVIAVGTTSCRTLETVAHLDGGIKASEGWTGIFIYPGYEFKAIDALITNFHLPESTLIMLVSAFAGREHVLAAYEKAIKEKYRFYSFGDAMFIY
- the asd gene encoding Aspartate-semialdehyde dehydrogenase (High confidence in function and specificity) yields the protein MKKYKVGIIGATGMVGQRFATLLQNHPWFDIEVLAASARSAGKTYEEAVGNKWAMSVPIPENLKNKIVLDASADLKKIASSVDFVFCAVNMKKDEIKSLEEAYAKAECPVISNNSANRFTPDVPMIIPEINADHAQIIPFQRKRLGTKRGFIAVKSNCSLQSYVPALNALKEFGVTKALACTYQAISGAGKTFETFPDIVDNVIPYIGGEEEKSEKEPLKIWGSIKDGVIVPTTTPSITTQCIRVPVSDGHLAAVFASFEKKPELDEIINKWVSFKGRAQELELPSAPKQFLHYFAEDDRPQTKLDRNLEGGMAVSIGRLRRDTQYNVKFVCLSHNTIRGAAGGGILMAELLCKEGYID
- the dapA gene encoding 4-hydroxy-tetrahydrodipicolinate synthase (High confidence in function and specificity) — its product is MKKTIFTGAAVAIVTPMNDDFSVNYEKLGELIDFQINNGTDAIVICGTTGESATLTHEEHTKAIDYTVKKVAGRVPVIAGTGSNDTRYAVELSLEAQKSGADALLLVTPYYNKTTQAGLVRHFTYIADRVNLPMIVYNVPSRTGLDIKPETYYELSKHPNIVAAKEANGNITSVAKTASLCGDNLDIYSGSDELIVPILSLGGKGVISVLSNIMPRETHEICAKFFSGDVEGSKKLQLDCMSLIEALFCETNPIPVKEALNLMGFGVGNCRMPLCRMQEKNIAVLKEELKKHNLIS
- the dapB gene encoding 4-hydroxy-tetrahydrodipicolinate reductase (High confidence in function and specificity) — translated: MVRIILSGCNGKMGHVVSNVVSERDDCQIVAGFDIDSDIKEPFPVVSDPDHFDGKADVIIDFSHPSFLSKLLSFAKKNKIPAVIATTGMTDEQIEAIKEASKEIPIFFSANMSLGVNLILNLAKKAAAVLSPDFDIEIIEKHHNQKIDAPSGTALMIADSISSVLEHKPEYIFDRHFSREKRSKDEIGIHSIRGGTIVGEHDILFAGKDEVIEIKHTAMSKQIFAVGAVNAAIFLTKSKPGLYNMSDLVASIGG
- a CDS encoding amino acid-binding ACT protein (High confidence in function and specificity), which translates into the protein MGTVTKISTLEDVALITLRNSPADIKFIAGVFKMIAGRGVNVDMISQTAPQGGRISLSFTVSGDDLGNILELFAVLRNNNPELKSDISSGNCKISIYGDEMRSIPGVAAEAFDAIAKLGVDVRLITTSEVDISILVPKADFETAYEGLLKAFDLQ
- the coaC gene encoding putative phosphopantothenoylcysteine decarboxylase (High confidence in function and specificity), coding for MKNIILGVTGSIAAYKAADIVNILTKDGYNVDVIMTKGGMEFITPLTLQTLSKNRVYTDVFQEDYPMEVKHISLAKKADLLLVAPASADIIGKIANGIADDMLTSVILAIRNIPRLIAPAMNTNMYENPIVQDNLKKLKKYGFEIIEPKEDRLACGDLGKGALADVDTIVNTVKSFLNDSN
- a CDS encoding phosphopantothenoylcysteinesynthetase/decarboxy lase (High confidence in function and specificity), whose amino-acid sequence is MNVLITAGGTTENIDPVRKIKNTATGRLGNLIAEEFVKQGKNQISNIFYVCEKGTIIPNLPCLKVNLVSGVNETKCTLTKLLTDNKIDAVIHSMAVSDYTVDSVTTVDDLAEFISQKLFSHKEDFQTERSLTEFITGCIKENNRLLDNDKKISSNVNNLMLLLKQTPKLLSMIKKLQPSVILVGFKLLSGVKKQYLIDVGYELLQKNDCDFVLANDSLNISNDHHIAYLISPDKSYIQFQTKEKIAHGIVQKILNMVDKR
- a CDS encoding hypothetical protein (Family membership); this encodes MFIAINIGNTNTKIGLVKDQEIFILQERTETLKTAQDFERALFALISKHEVESCKLDGSILASVVPERTEPCINALTTFVGKKPIVIDKHIKTSVDFSNYGGLLGSDRIAVCVAAWNRCKAPFVVIDMGTATTFNVVNRNGVFLGGAILPGLQMCLESINLKTAQIPKIDFGKQTKVIGHNTEECVLSGAYYGTAAMLDGLVKDIEESIGESVNAILTGGSADVVRPYIKTKVIYEPDLLMHGLADIYLAIRRDF